In one window of Onychomys torridus chromosome 5, mOncTor1.1, whole genome shotgun sequence DNA:
- the Arl10 gene encoding ADP-ribosylation factor-like protein 10, whose protein sequence is MAPRPLGHLVLTLGGAAAVLGSVLFILWKAYFGRGRERRWDQGEAWWGAETARLPQWDEWEPEDEEDEPALEQLEQREVLVLGLDGAGKSTFLRMLSGKPPLEGHVPTWGFNSVRLPTKNFEVDLLEIGGSQNLRFYWKEFVNEVDVLVFMVDSSDRLRLPWARQELQKLLDRDPDLPVVIVANKQDLSGAMSMVELQQELGLLSSDNQREVFLLGASIAPAGSGFGEPGTVHIWKLLLQLLS, encoded by the exons ATGGCGCCGCGGCCGTTGGGCCACTTGGTGCTGACTCTGGGTGGCGCCGCGGCGGTGCTGGGCTCGGTGCTCTTTATTCTTTGGAAAGCTTACTTCGGCCGCGGTCGGGAGCGGCGCTGGGACCAGGGCGAGGCCTGGTGGGGCGCGGAAACCGCCCGCCTCCCTCAGTGGGACGAATGGGAG CCCGAGGACGAGGAAGATGAGCCAGCGTTGGAGCAGCTGGAGCAGCGGGAAGTGCTGGTGCTAGGCTTAGATGGCGCTGGGAAGAGCACGTTCCTGCGCATGCTGTCTGGGAAGCCTCCACTGGAAGGCCACGTCCCCACCTGGGGCTTCAACTCTGTGAGGCTGCCCACCAAGAATTTCGAGGTGGACCTGTTAGAGA TTGGTGGCAGCCAGAACCTGCGCTTCTACTGGAAGGAGTTTGTGAATGAGGTGGACGTGCTGGTGTTCATGGTGGACTCGTCTGATCGGCTACGGTTGCCCTGGGCTCGGCAGGAACTACAGAAACTGCTGGACAGGGACCCTGATCTGCCTGTTGTCATAGTGGCCAACAAACAG GACCTGAGCGGGGCCATGAGTATGGTGGAGCTACAGCAGGAGCTGGGCCTACTTTCCAGTGACAACCAGAGGGAGGTTTTCCTCTTGGGAGCCAGCATTGCCCCTGCAGGATCTGGCTTTGGGGAACCCGGCACTGTGCACATCTGGAAACTGCTCTTGCAGCTTCTCTCCTAA